A window of the Acetobacteraceae bacterium genome harbors these coding sequences:
- a CDS encoding orotate phosphoribosyltransferase: MTKSEIISADKNSALTAARILLEIKAVNFRPDEPYTLTSGWKSPVYIDCRKIIFYPRARAALMELAVEKICRHIGYESLDLIVGGETAGIPFAAWIADKLNLPMAYVRKKPKGFGRNAQIEGDLKEKMKTLLVEDLTTDGASKIHFAEALRKAGAELAYTFVIFYYGVFPGALETLRKSNLNLIALTTWHEILEVCEKDSYFSQEDREEVQKFLKNPCEWSEKHGGITKSSGPTLS, translated from the coding sequence ATGACAAAATCTGAAATTATATCTGCGGACAAAAATTCCGCCCTAACGGCAGCGCGTATTTTACTGGAAATCAAAGCTGTTAATTTTAGACCTGATGAACCATACACGCTCACTTCAGGTTGGAAATCTCCTGTTTATATTGATTGCCGTAAAATTATTTTTTATCCAAGAGCACGAGCAGCCTTAATGGAACTGGCCGTTGAAAAGATCTGTCGTCATATTGGGTATGAAAGCCTAGATTTAATTGTTGGGGGGGAAACAGCGGGGATTCCCTTTGCCGCATGGATTGCAGACAAATTAAATCTACCAATGGCTTATGTTCGTAAAAAACCAAAAGGATTTGGAAGAAATGCACAAATCGAAGGTGATCTAAAAGAGAAAATGAAAACGCTTTTAGTTGAAGATCTTACAACAGATGGTGCTTCTAAAATTCATTTTGCTGAAGCCTTAAGGAAAGCTGGAGCAGAATTAGCTTATACTTTCGTTATCTTTTATTATGGTGTTTTTCCTGGTGCATTAGAAACACTGAGGAAATCCAATCTCAACCTTATTGCTTTGACAACATGGCACGAAATTTTAGAAGTGTGCGAAAAAGACTCTTATTTTTCACAAGAAGATCGTGAAGAAGTTCAAAAATTCTTAAAAAACCCATGTGAATGGTCTGAAAAACATGGTGGCATCACTAAATCTTCTGGTCCAACCCTTTCATAA
- the murI gene encoding glutamate racemase — MNGLKNMVASLNLLVQPFHKDNILKQVAPSSLLRTTKAPKIIIFDSGIGGLGTFKALEEMKVSYTLDYIADTGFFPYGEKLDNILKQRILSVISKAVTSLSPDMVIIACNTASTLALPILRKHFPELPILGCVPPIKWAAELSQTRSLGLLSTSATARRSYVDNLQKRFAPECTIYRHGSAWLAKEAEKIFNGLQPSKDILINEINALFLSSSHKVRPIDCVALGCTHYSFLLPWLKKYSPKNVQWLDPQPAVARHAVNLIEEHFHKESLIFKKETPTFFYTGEKIREESPLTKSLENFGFKKIESFSIP; from the coding sequence GTGAATGGTCTGAAAAACATGGTGGCATCACTAAATCTTCTGGTCCAACCCTTTCATAAAGATAATATCTTGAAACAAGTAGCGCCTTCATCTCTTTTAAGAACAACCAAAGCTCCAAAAATCATTATTTTTGATTCTGGTATAGGTGGACTTGGTACTTTTAAGGCATTAGAAGAAATGAAGGTAAGTTACACACTTGATTACATAGCTGATACTGGTTTTTTCCCATATGGAGAAAAATTAGACAATATTCTGAAACAACGCATTCTTTCAGTTATCTCTAAAGCAGTAACATCTCTCTCTCCAGACATGGTTATCATTGCTTGTAATACTGCCAGTACTCTTGCCTTACCTATTTTAAGAAAACATTTTCCTGAGCTCCCAATTCTAGGATGTGTTCCTCCAATAAAATGGGCGGCGGAGCTATCCCAAACACGGTCTTTAGGCTTACTCTCCACTTCAGCAACAGCTCGCCGATCGTATGTTGATAATCTACAGAAACGATTTGCCCCTGAATGTACTATTTATCGCCATGGGAGCGCCTGGCTGGCTAAAGAAGCTGAAAAAATTTTTAATGGTCTTCAGCCTTCTAAAGACATACTCATCAACGAAATTAATGCTCTATTTTTATCTTCTTCACATAAAGTACGACCTATTGACTGTGTTGCTTTAGGTTGTACCCATTATAGTTTTCTATTGCCTTGGCTAAAAAAATACAGCCCTAAAAATGTCCAGTGGTTAGATCCTCAACCTGCCGTTGCTCGACATGCGGTCAATTTAATAGAAGAGCATTTCCATAAAGAAAGCCTAATTTTTAAGAAAGAGACACCAACTTTTTTTTATACTGGAGAAAAAATAAGAGAAGAATCTCCATTAACGAAAAGTCTAGAAAATTTTGGATTTAAAAAAATAGAAAGTTTTTCGATCCCTTAA
- a CDS encoding polyprenyl synthetase family protein, with translation MEACNKEIQSKLKSSVELVDQLGLYLIAAGGKRFRPLLLLAAARLCNYRPENERRDVRLATCVEFIHTATLLHDDVIDESMLRRGSASANALFGNQASVLVGDFLFARAFQLMTLDGSIKVLSILSGASATLAEGEVLQMSVQNILSTSLDVYLKIIQGKTAALFSAACQVGAVIAGSSQEQEDALYDYGANLGMAFQLADDALDYAADQQLLGKTVGDDLREGKITLPLLYAFHSGTPEEKEFWERVIEDKNIQENDLKKAMEIVALRNGIEKTFKKAEEYSQKANQALTVFPESELKTLLERVAYYAGRRNR, from the coding sequence ATGGAGGCTTGTAATAAGGAAATACAGAGTAAGCTCAAGAGTAGCGTTGAACTCGTGGATCAATTAGGGTTGTATCTAATTGCGGCTGGTGGCAAGCGCTTTCGTCCTTTGCTACTTTTGGCAGCTGCGCGGCTTTGTAATTACCGTCCTGAGAATGAACGCCGTGATGTGCGGCTTGCTACGTGTGTTGAATTTATTCACACAGCAACTTTGCTTCATGACGATGTTATTGATGAGAGTATGCTAAGACGTGGTTCTGCGTCTGCTAATGCTTTATTTGGTAATCAAGCGTCTGTTTTAGTTGGGGATTTTCTTTTTGCTCGAGCCTTTCAGCTAATGACTTTAGATGGTTCAATTAAAGTTCTTTCTATTTTGTCAGGGGCTTCAGCTACACTTGCAGAAGGGGAAGTTCTTCAAATGAGTGTGCAGAATATACTTTCTACTTCTTTAGACGTTTACTTAAAGATTATTCAGGGGAAAACTGCGGCTTTATTTTCGGCAGCCTGTCAAGTTGGAGCTGTTATTGCTGGATCAAGTCAAGAACAAGAAGATGCATTGTATGATTATGGGGCAAATTTGGGGATGGCCTTTCAACTAGCCGATGATGCTTTGGATTATGCTGCGGATCAACAACTTTTGGGCAAGACTGTTGGTGACGATCTTCGAGAAGGGAAAATTACACTTCCATTATTATATGCCTTTCATTCAGGTACGCCTGAAGAAAAAGAATTTTGGGAGAGAGTTATCGAAGATAAAAACATTCAGGAAAATGATTTAAAAAAAGCGATGGAAATTGTTGCTTTGCGAAATGGGATTGAGAAAACTTTTAAGAAAGCTGAAGAATATTCTCAAAAAGCGAACCAAGCCCTTACAGTCTTCCCTGAAAGTGAGTTGAAAACCCTACTTGAACGCGTGGCTTACTATGCAGGGCGGCGAAACCGTTAA
- a CDS encoding ribonucleotide-diphosphate reductase subunit beta — MVEDILQNPQEDITNEKLTGLMVGNPIYKPFRYPWAYDAWLTQQRVHWLPEEVSLAEDVKDWHRTLTDQERNLLTQILRFFTQSDVEVNSAYMKYYPQVFKPTEVLMMLSAFSNIETIHIAAYSHLLDTIGIPEAEYAAFLKYKQMKDKYDYMQSFNVKTKLDVAKTMVAFGAFMEGLQLFASFAILLNFPRFNKMKGMGQIITWSVRDETLHCLSMIRLFRTFIRENPELWTEDLQKGILDICCTTVSHEDAFIDLAFEMGAVEGLDAEQVKTYIRFIADRRLTQMGMDSHFGIEENPLPWIDDMLNAVEHANFFENRATEYSRASTQGSWEEAFEIDIFSN, encoded by the coding sequence ATGGTTGAAGATATTTTGCAGAACCCCCAAGAAGATATTACGAATGAAAAACTTACAGGTTTAATGGTTGGTAATCCAATTTATAAACCTTTTCGTTATCCATGGGCGTATGACGCTTGGTTGACTCAACAGCGTGTTCACTGGCTTCCAGAGGAAGTCTCTTTGGCAGAAGATGTTAAGGATTGGCATAGAACACTTACAGACCAAGAACGAAATCTTTTAACACAGATTTTACGTTTTTTTACGCAGAGTGACGTTGAAGTAAATTCTGCCTATATGAAATATTATCCTCAAGTTTTTAAGCCAACAGAAGTTTTGATGATGTTGTCGGCTTTTTCCAATATTGAGACTATTCATATTGCAGCATATTCACATTTGTTAGATACAATTGGTATCCCCGAAGCTGAATATGCCGCCTTTTTAAAATATAAACAGATGAAAGATAAGTATGATTACATGCAATCTTTCAATGTAAAGACAAAATTAGATGTTGCTAAAACTATGGTTGCTTTTGGTGCATTTATGGAGGGACTGCAGCTTTTTGCGTCATTTGCAATTTTGTTGAATTTTCCACGCTTTAATAAAATGAAAGGAATGGGGCAGATTATTACTTGGTCTGTGCGTGATGAAACATTGCATTGCCTTTCCATGATCCGTCTTTTTAGAACTTTTATTAGAGAAAATCCAGAGCTTTGGACAGAAGATTTACAGAAGGGTATCCTAGATATTTGCTGCACAACCGTCTCTCATGAGGATGCATTTATTGATTTAGCATTTGAAATGGGTGCTGTTGAAGGACTTGATGCAGAACAGGTAAAAACCTACATTCGCTTTATTGCGGACAGACGTTTGACACAAATGGGCATGGATTCCCATTTTGGCATTGAAGAAAATCCTCTTCCGTGGATTGATGATATGTTGAATGCTGTGGAACATGCTAATTTTTTTGAAAATAGGGCTACTGAGTATTCAAGAGCTTCTACTCAGGGAAGCTGGGAGGAAGCCTTCGAAATTGATATATTTTCAAATTAA
- a CDS encoding ribonucleoside-diphosphate reductase subunit alpha, with protein MSLGNRRDAVYASSEAVNADLFDVTVQLPGRPAVRIDPSKDVLLTTFGKATLDDRYLLDGETYQGLFARVASRYGDDQQHAQRLYDYMSSHWFMPATPILSNGGTKRGLPISCFLNETEDSLHGIVDLWNENVWLAAKGGGIGSYWGNVRSIGEAIGRNGKTSGVIPFIRVMESLTLAISQGSLRRGSAAVYLPIWHPEIEEFMEIRRPTGGDPHRKALNLHHGVLVTDDFMRAVQADEEWPLLSPKDKSVIRKVSARGLWIRLLSARMEQGEPYIVFSDTVSRFQPEHHRLAGLEVKTSNLCAEITLPTGIDHHGKVRTAVCCLSSVNLEYWDEWKDNSLFINDIFRFLDNVLQDFIDNSPPEMKNAAYAAACERSVGMGVMGFHSFLQEKNVPFGSVMAKVWNKKIFSYLREQADLASKELAKEKGACPDAKDYGVEERFSHKMAIAPTASISIITGGASPGIDPISANVFLQKTLSGSFTVKNRHLKILLEAKGMDTDEIWSSITLNRGSVQHLDFLTEEEKDVFKTAFELDQRWIVEHAADRAPFVCQSQSVNLFLPADIHKRDLNRIHFEAWKKGLKSLYYCRSLSIQRADAVSNAATKYDIMQDEGKHLDAARTASTSETPRYEECLSCQ; from the coding sequence ATGAGCCTAGGTAACAGAAGAGATGCTGTTTACGCTTCTTCTGAAGCAGTGAATGCGGACTTATTTGATGTCACGGTTCAGTTGCCTGGGCGACCTGCGGTTAGAATTGATCCTTCTAAAGATGTTTTGCTGACAACTTTTGGTAAAGCAACTCTTGATGACCGCTATCTTTTAGACGGTGAAACTTACCAGGGACTCTTTGCCCGTGTGGCGTCTCGTTATGGAGATGATCAGCAGCATGCTCAAAGACTGTATGATTACATGTCTTCGCATTGGTTTATGCCAGCAACCCCTATCCTTTCAAACGGTGGAACGAAGAGAGGTTTGCCTATTTCTTGTTTTTTAAACGAAACAGAAGACAGTCTACATGGTATTGTTGATCTTTGGAATGAGAATGTTTGGCTCGCCGCAAAGGGAGGGGGGATCGGCTCTTATTGGGGGAATGTTCGCTCTATCGGCGAAGCTATCGGACGAAATGGAAAAACTTCTGGAGTTATTCCTTTTATTCGTGTGATGGAGAGCTTGACACTTGCGATTAGTCAAGGAAGTTTAAGGCGCGGATCAGCTGCTGTTTATTTGCCAATTTGGCATCCGGAAATTGAAGAGTTCATGGAAATACGCCGCCCGACAGGCGGGGATCCGCATCGAAAAGCTCTTAATTTGCACCATGGTGTTTTGGTTACGGATGATTTTATGCGAGCCGTTCAGGCGGATGAGGAATGGCCTCTTCTGTCTCCAAAGGATAAAAGTGTTATTCGTAAAGTATCTGCGAGGGGACTATGGATACGTTTATTAAGCGCTCGGATGGAGCAAGGGGAGCCGTATATTGTTTTTTCAGATACGGTCAGCCGTTTTCAGCCAGAACATCATCGCTTGGCTGGGTTAGAAGTTAAAACATCCAATCTATGTGCTGAAATTACTTTGCCAACAGGTATAGATCATCACGGTAAAGTAAGAACAGCAGTTTGTTGTCTCTCTTCTGTGAATCTAGAATATTGGGATGAATGGAAGGATAATTCTTTATTCATTAATGATATTTTTCGTTTTTTAGATAATGTACTGCAAGATTTTATTGATAATTCTCCCCCTGAGATGAAAAATGCAGCTTATGCGGCTGCGTGTGAAAGATCAGTTGGTATGGGGGTAATGGGGTTTCATTCCTTTTTACAGGAAAAAAATGTTCCCTTTGGCAGTGTCATGGCTAAGGTTTGGAATAAGAAAATTTTTTCATATCTTAGAGAGCAAGCTGACTTAGCATCTAAAGAATTAGCCAAAGAAAAAGGTGCTTGCCCAGATGCAAAAGATTATGGGGTTGAAGAACGTTTTTCGCATAAAATGGCAATAGCGCCCACAGCCTCTATTTCAATTATCACGGGTGGGGCTAGTCCAGGAATTGATCCTATTAGTGCAAATGTTTTTTTGCAAAAAACATTGTCTGGGTCTTTTACAGTTAAAAATCGTCATCTTAAAATTTTACTTGAAGCAAAAGGGATGGATACAGATGAGATTTGGTCCTCAATTACTTTGAATCGAGGCTCAGTTCAGCATCTTGACTTTCTCACGGAGGAAGAGAAGGATGTCTTTAAAACTGCCTTTGAGTTAGATCAGCGTTGGATTGTTGAACATGCAGCGGACAGGGCGCCATTTGTTTGCCAGTCTCAATCTGTGAATTTATTTTTGCCTGCAGATATTCATAAGCGAGATTTGAATCGTATTCATTTTGAAGCGTGGAAAAAAGGATTAAAGTCACTTTATTATTGTCGTTCCCTTTCGATACAGCGTGCAGATGCTGTGTCGAATGCAGCAACGAAATATGATATTATGCAAGACGAAGGAAAGCACCTTGACGCCGCGCGGACAGCATCTACTTCCGAGACGCCACGCTACGAGGAATGTTTGTCTTGTCAGTAA
- a CDS encoding SDR family oxidoreductase: MSETDGQNNFFPAGALMSGKRGVIMGVANNHSIAWAIAKSCAEQGAELAFTYQGEALEKRVRPLAESVGSEFVIPCDVSKDDDIKEAFSKIAQKWGKIDFVVHAIGWADKKYLRGQYLDTPREAFLQALDISCYSFVAVAREAEPLMQEGGSLLTLTYLGSERVMPHYNVMGVAKAALEASVRYLATDVGGKGIRVNGLSAGPIKTLAASGIGDFRYILRWNQTNAPMERNTTLKDVGGAGLYLLSDLSAGVTGETHHVDCGYHIVGMKNPKAPDISLDSAS, from the coding sequence ATGTCCGAAACGGATGGTCAAAACAATTTCTTCCCTGCAGGCGCTTTGATGTCGGGAAAGCGGGGCGTAATTATGGGGGTTGCAAACAACCACTCTATCGCTTGGGCAATTGCTAAGTCTTGTGCAGAGCAAGGGGCAGAATTGGCTTTTACGTATCAGGGTGAAGCTCTAGAAAAGCGGGTTCGTCCGCTTGCAGAAAGTGTTGGGTCTGAGTTTGTTATTCCTTGCGATGTGAGTAAGGATGATGATATTAAAGAGGCGTTTTCTAAGATTGCTCAAAAATGGGGCAAGATTGATTTCGTCGTGCATGCAATTGGTTGGGCTGATAAAAAATATTTGCGTGGTCAGTACCTAGACACTCCAAGAGAAGCTTTTTTACAAGCGCTTGATATTTCTTGTTATTCCTTTGTTGCTGTTGCTCGTGAAGCGGAGCCGTTGATGCAAGAGGGTGGCTCGTTGTTAACTTTGACCTACCTTGGTTCGGAACGGGTTATGCCGCATTATAACGTTATGGGGGTCGCAAAGGCTGCCTTAGAAGCTTCAGTTCGTTATTTGGCTACTGATGTTGGTGGAAAAGGTATTCGTGTTAACGGTCTTTCTGCGGGACCAATTAAAACATTGGCCGCTAGTGGAATCGGTGATTTTAGATATATCCTGCGTTGGAATCAGACGAATGCGCCTATGGAGAGAAATACAACGCTGAAGGATGTTGGTGGTGCGGGATTGTATCTTCTTTCTGATTTGTCTGCTGGTGTAACGGGGGAGACGCATCACGTTGATTGCGGATACCACATTGTCGGCATGAAAAATCCAAAAGCTCCTGATATTTCATTAGATTCTGCAAGCTAA
- the pdxH gene encoding pyridoxamine 5'-phosphate oxidase — protein sequence MPSHISEIPTPFSNFESWMREAESAGEKSPEAMTVATATRNGRPSARILLLKHFDQNGFVFYTNSNSRKGSDLEENPFAALLFFWKTLDKQVRIEGKISRISAEEADAYFKTRPRLSKIGAHISQQSTVLESRKFLEEQLNQQKKLFEAQEDIPRPDYWNGYRLEPILFEFWEARPFRLHNRVQWLKTNDLSAQWKKELLYP from the coding sequence ATGCCTTCTCATATCTCGGAAATCCCTACGCCCTTTTCTAATTTTGAAAGTTGGATGAGGGAGGCAGAAAGCGCTGGTGAAAAATCACCAGAAGCCATGACTGTTGCAACTGCAACACGAAATGGGCGTCCTTCCGCAAGAATACTTCTTTTAAAACATTTTGACCAAAATGGTTTTGTTTTTTATACAAATTCGAATAGCAGAAAAGGATCTGATCTTGAAGAAAACCCTTTTGCAGCCCTTCTTTTCTTTTGGAAAACACTCGACAAACAAGTTCGGATAGAAGGCAAAATATCCCGTATTTCTGCAGAAGAAGCCGATGCTTATTTTAAAACACGACCACGACTTTCAAAAATTGGAGCGCATATTTCCCAACAATCAACTGTTCTCGAATCAAGAAAATTTTTAGAAGAACAGCTTAATCAACAAAAGAAATTATTCGAAGCGCAAGAGGACATTCCTCGTCCTGATTATTGGAACGGTTACCGTTTAGAACCAATTCTTTTTGAATTTTGGGAGGCAAGACCTTTTCGCCTGCATAATCGTGTTCAATGGCTTAAGACAAATGATTTATCAGCTCAATGGAAAAAAGAGCTTCTATACCCATAA
- the lpxK gene encoding tetraacyldisaccharide 4'-kinase: protein MKPPSFWYDPTPHPLTKLLKPFSKCFSSAASFRPLLSKIKEVPIPVICCGNLTIGGSGKTPISMDLAKSLISKNFRPHFLTRGYGRRKHYSSTPILTLSPQDHPIENWKLFGDEPCLLSKISPCWIDSNRKKCAKYAYQNGANILILDDGFQYPFLKKDLNLLLFNGEYGIGNGFSLPAGPLREDLTVAAKRTDFAIIVGEDKCNLSAELKRHEITPIHVEFNIHSEILRKFSHQKVYAFAGIAFPECFFKMLRQHGLKLFKTFSFSDHHIYTPEEISKFFEISKKIPLLTTAKDAVKFPREVRNNFHIIEINVKWSSLNEKEKLLQSCLKNYNERMKKNYNA from the coding sequence ATGAAGCCACCTTCTTTTTGGTATGATCCTACCCCTCACCCCCTGACTAAGCTGCTAAAACCGTTTTCTAAATGCTTTTCTTCAGCAGCATCATTTCGTCCTTTACTTTCTAAGATAAAAGAAGTGCCAATTCCTGTCATTTGCTGTGGAAATCTTACTATTGGAGGATCTGGAAAAACTCCCATCTCTATGGATCTCGCAAAATCTTTAATTTCAAAAAATTTTCGACCTCATTTTTTAACGCGTGGCTATGGACGTCGAAAACATTATTCTTCAACGCCTATTTTAACATTATCTCCCCAAGATCATCCCATCGAAAATTGGAAATTATTCGGTGACGAACCATGCTTGCTCAGTAAAATTTCTCCTTGTTGGATTGATTCAAATCGCAAAAAATGTGCAAAATATGCCTATCAAAATGGCGCTAATATTTTAATTCTAGATGATGGTTTCCAATATCCTTTTTTAAAAAAAGATTTAAACCTGCTCTTATTTAATGGAGAGTATGGCATTGGAAATGGATTCAGCTTACCAGCAGGTCCTCTAAGAGAGGACCTTACAGTGGCTGCCAAACGTACTGATTTTGCAATTATTGTTGGAGAAGACAAGTGCAATTTATCTGCTGAGCTAAAACGCCATGAAATAACTCCCATCCATGTAGAATTTAATATCCACTCTGAAATTTTACGGAAATTCTCGCATCAAAAGGTCTATGCTTTCGCAGGAATAGCCTTCCCTGAGTGCTTTTTTAAAATGTTGCGCCAACATGGCTTAAAGCTTTTTAAAACATTTTCGTTTTCCGATCATCACATCTATACCCCTGAAGAAATTTCAAAATTTTTTGAAATTTCAAAAAAAATTCCTCTTCTAACAACAGCAAAAGATGCTGTAAAATTCCCAAGAGAAGTACGAAATAATTTTCATATTATTGAAATTAATGTGAAATGGAGCTCTTTAAATGAAAAAGAAAAACTCCTTCAGTCTTGTCTAAAAAATTATAATGAAAGGATGAAAAAAAATTATAATGCGTAA
- a CDS encoding penicillin-binding protein activator, producing MKKNEPLIKRIVISHISKKFCIVGSCLLLSGCFANKVHSPFDKSTHGNQEIALFLPLSGNHSAVALQLKDAAMLAFEDTNSTTPPPKVRVFDTSALSPQAAAESAIADKASVVLGPITAEETRAASEKLLLAGIPEISFTSDTREEKQNLWVSGLTARQQVSRLVSALKAEGKTDVAAFLPMNDFGKSFGEALSELCQENNLPAPQIVYHDGSAEQIAQNLQLLAKTQERHEAFEKAKETSDQALLAPPPFQALLLADTGVNLRNIIHYLPDSDIQPSNVQIMGPALWRAFDAKLAEIQGAWYAALDDRNRAEYVKKYEAKYHQTPLMITDIAYDLASVSKELQAGDALSAKTLQRPNGFQGIDGNFSFKENGRMERDLVLYQILPSGGAKIVDSNPTTNPVPTDNSERLP from the coding sequence ATGAAGAAAAATGAACCTTTAATAAAGAGAATTGTTATTTCACATATAAGTAAGAAATTTTGTATAGTAGGAAGTTGCTTATTACTTAGTGGATGTTTTGCCAATAAAGTACATTCACCATTTGATAAGAGCACTCATGGAAATCAAGAAATAGCTTTATTCTTACCGCTTTCAGGTAATCATTCTGCGGTTGCATTGCAACTAAAAGATGCAGCAATGCTTGCTTTTGAAGATACGAATTCAACAACACCTCCGCCTAAGGTGCGAGTTTTTGATACCAGCGCTTTATCTCCTCAAGCTGCAGCAGAGAGCGCTATTGCGGATAAAGCTTCTGTTGTTCTTGGACCAATAACGGCAGAAGAGACGAGGGCAGCATCTGAAAAACTTTTATTAGCTGGTATTCCAGAAATTAGTTTTACGAGTGATACAAGAGAAGAGAAACAAAATCTTTGGGTTTCTGGCCTTACGGCAAGGCAACAAGTTTCTCGCCTCGTCAGTGCGTTAAAGGCAGAGGGCAAAACAGATGTTGCGGCTTTTCTCCCGATGAATGATTTTGGAAAATCTTTTGGCGAAGCTTTAAGTGAGTTGTGCCAAGAAAATAACCTCCCAGCACCACAAATTGTTTATCATGATGGCAGTGCAGAACAAATTGCCCAAAATTTACAACTGCTAGCAAAAACGCAAGAGAGGCATGAAGCATTTGAGAAAGCAAAGGAAACATCGGATCAAGCGCTTTTAGCTCCACCTCCTTTCCAAGCATTATTATTGGCTGATACAGGTGTAAATTTACGGAATATCATTCATTATCTTCCAGATAGTGATATCCAACCTTCTAATGTTCAGATTATGGGACCTGCTTTATGGCGTGCTTTTGATGCTAAATTGGCAGAGATACAAGGAGCTTGGTATGCAGCTCTTGATGATAGAAATAGGGCAGAATATGTTAAGAAGTATGAGGCAAAATATCATCAAACACCGTTAATGATTACAGATATTGCTTATGACTTGGCTTCAGTTTCTAAGGAATTACAAGCAGGAGATGCGTTATCTGCAAAAACTTTGCAGAGGCCAAATGGCTTTCAGGGTATAGATGGAAATTTCTCTTTTAAAGAGAATGGGCGTATGGAGAGAGACCTCGTTTTATATCAAATCTTGCCAAGTGGAGGCGCAAAGATAGTGGATTCTAATCCAACTACAAATCCTGTACCTACGGATAATTCCGAACGGCTTCCATAA
- the rsmI gene encoding 16S rRNA (cytidine(1402)-2'-O)-methyltransferase, with translation MDSPKIAQRSKSQINSTGGLYLVATPIGNLEDITFRALNQLKNSDAILCEDTRITKRLLSKYNIHTNLVAFHDHNEQQILPSLIAQMKEGKIFSLVSDAGTPVFSDPGYILIRSAREAEIPITALPGCNAAVTALVLSGLPPAPFTFMGFPPRKQGERLHSFQIISSAEQNDFSSTIAWYESPNRVLSTLEDLIRVFGEDRQASAARELTKYYEDVQVGTLLEIKNHFENSSPRGEFVLLIGPNDKKLSTENLEQIIEENLRNALENHSFKDAVTLVSGTLNLPKKHIYSKALEMKHKSFK, from the coding sequence ATGGATTCTCCTAAAATAGCACAACGCTCTAAATCTCAAATAAATAGCACTGGAGGACTATATCTTGTCGCTACACCTATTGGAAATTTAGAAGATATTACTTTTAGAGCTCTCAATCAGCTCAAAAATTCCGATGCCATTTTATGCGAAGACACTCGTATTACAAAACGACTTTTATCCAAGTATAATATTCATACGAACTTAGTTGCTTTTCATGACCATAATGAGCAACAGATCCTCCCTTCATTAATAGCCCAAATGAAAGAAGGAAAGATTTTTTCTCTTGTCTCTGATGCTGGGACACCTGTTTTTTCAGATCCTGGATATATCCTCATCCGTTCCGCACGAGAAGCTGAAATTCCTATTACAGCGCTCCCTGGCTGCAATGCCGCTGTTACCGCTCTTGTTCTTTCAGGACTTCCGCCTGCTCCATTTACTTTTATGGGATTTCCTCCAAGAAAACAGGGAGAAAGATTACACTCATTTCAAATTATTTCTTCTGCTGAACAAAATGACTTCTCTTCCACCATCGCATGGTATGAATCTCCCAACAGAGTTTTATCTACATTAGAAGATCTCATTCGTGTTTTTGGAGAAGACCGCCAAGCATCCGCAGCAAGAGAACTCACCAAATATTACGAAGATGTCCAAGTAGGAACATTATTAGAAATTAAAAACCATTTCGAGAACTCCTCCCCACGTGGTGAATTTGTTCTTCTCATTGGGCCTAATGATAAAAAGCTATCGACAGAAAATTTGGAGCAGATCATCGAAGAAAATCTCAGAAACGCTCTTGAAAATCATTCTTTCAAAGATGCTGTTACGCTCGTTTCCGGTACACTAAATCTTCCAAAAAAACACATCTACAGCAAAGCTTTAGAAATGAAACATAAATCTTTTAAATGA